The DNA sequence CGCTTTACATACTTGTCTTCTCTCGGTCAACCCACATCAAatcaatttgaattttataagcTTTTTCATATGATTGGATATCCATGTAAATCAAATCtcacaaattaaattttaagtaattcttaacaaattatatattttttaaattaaatttatttttttaaaattttaagttaatcGTATTAGTATTTTCATTATTTCTATTGATAATAGTGTAGAATTTACTGATATAACATATTAAGTGATATTAtaatacatatttaataattttaattaacgattaatataataaatttataaaattaaattaaattaactttaaattaaggtatttcaatattttaaagtctttttttaattaaattttgatttgaactaattttataaatttatcatataaatagtcaattaaaatttttaagtgtgTGTTCAGTGTTACTTAACATATTATATTAACAAATTTTACTATTATCAACAAAATAAGTGACGAAAGAATCAATATAatcaacttaaaattttaaaagataaatttaaccAAAacaatttcgaaaactaagttaaaaaacaaataattttttaaagacAAATTTGATTATTTACAAATTTTTAGTGTTATGTTCAAGAATATATACTGGTTTATTTTTCATAACCTCTAAAATGTCCAAAAATACATGTGTCATAGAAGAAAATGCAAACTATTTTTCAGCATTTACAAAAAGTTTAAAAAGACAACAAGTCAACAAGTATAACATGTTTAACTTACATAAGGTCTCTCATGTCAGGTATGtttgatttatatttatattttttatttttaatattttttgttatttgaattttgtgaataaaaaacaataaaaaatatttttttattttttatttttactttctattttttttttacaaaagtttaaaaaataaaaaacactaaaaataaaaataaaaaataaaaaagcaaacTAAATATATCCTTATTGCGAATTTGCAATCTGCATAAAAGGTGTGAATTATATCCGAATAATACCTTGCATGGTCATTTAGGCAGAATTGactaattttaaattgatattCAAATTTTTGAGCCACCAAATCTGCCAGGTGCAATTAACTCTACACAAGGTGCCGTAGTTCATTGATCAAGTCCCGGTTCCAATCTTCTGAAAAATATGGAACAAGTGTCTGTATATGTTGTACCATCGTTTGGATTTGGATTCTATTTTACTGCCAAATACTACTAGACTATATAGATGCAATCCGTAAAATTTATTGGGTTAGGCTTTTGGTAACACGACAAGTAGCACGACACGGGAGACTAGTAGTACCATTTGTAATAATTTGAACCTTCATATACATACTAGCAGTGTACTAGTAACTAGCAGAGATCAGAGAGGGAAAATGAAATCAAATATAAATCATGAATCAGAATTACCATTTGGAGTTTTATAAAACATGACAAAGAACAAAACAAAGCCGTTACGACGACGTTCTGCTTTTTCCCTGTCTTGTAGTTAatgtcaaattttttttaaaaaaattctactatCACACTCACATTCACAGGACTGCTTCTATCTGAAACCCAAACAGTCATTCCTTGTTTGGTAGCTGTTTGTCCTCAGCATCAAaacaatttttctttcttctctcattTCACACTCACCCACCCTACCGCGCTTcttaaattaatgaattaattaATCCCATTTTTCAAATTCCAAACGATACCTTAAAAGAAAGAACCCTTTTTCTCTGTTTTCCCGCTAGCTAGCATCGCTTTCTTTCTATTTACTTCAACTCTGATTCAACTCTTCAAAGCTTTATTGCTCAGTCTTGTTCAGCTAAGAGAGTACGGAGAAATGTCGTCGCCCTCGGTGACTTCGAGTTCCGCTTCCAAGGGAAGGAAAACGACGACGGACCTTCATCATGTTCCGAAGAAATGGACCGAGAGAGAAACGAGTCCAGAGAGGACCAAGGTTTGGactgaacccaagcccaaaacGGCAAGAAAAGTATCCGTCGTTTACTACCTCTCCCGAAGCGGCCACCTCGAGCACCCTCACTTCATGGAGGTTCCTCTCTCCTCACCACAAGGACTCTACCTCAAAGGTAAATGCATTATGCATCTTCGTTCTTAATATATTGTCCACTAACACAACAAATCAAGAAGCTCAAAACGTCGTCGTTTTTCAGATGTAATCAATCGCTTGAACCTGCTTCGAGGAAAAGGCATGGCTGCAATGTATTCATGGTCCGCCAAACGGTACTGTTTCCTTGAGCTCTACATAATGCTTAAATTTTCATGCTCGTTTTTTCATTAtgattgttttgattttttttttcgatttcaGGAGCTACAAAAATGGCTTCGTGTGGCACGATTTATCGGAGAACGATTTCATTTACCCGACGCAGGGGCAAGACTACATTCTCAAAGGATCTGAGATTGTTGATCATGATGCGAGAGCTTCCGAGACGCAGAAACCGGAGGAGGAAGAGGCTAATTTCCCCGCGGTCGCAGTGACGCGGCGGCGCAATCAGTCGTGGAGCTCCATTGACATGAACGAGTACCTTGTTTACAAGTCGGACTCGTTCGGAGACTCCGCCGGAAAAATTGCTGCTGACGCGTCGACTCAGACGACGGACGATAGGCGGCGGCGGAGGAGGGCGGCTAGGGAAGAGGAGAAGAGTCAGAAGAAGAAAGGAGTCGAAGACAAAGGAGAAGAAATCACGGAATCGGAGCGGGTCCCGCATGCCACGTGTCATAATCAGAGCATTGAGCTAAGCAGGGACGAGATCTCGCCTCCGCCGTCGGATTCGAGTCCGGAGACGCTTGAAACGCTGATGAAGGCGGATGGACGGCTGGGATTGTGTTCTGCGAagattaacaataataatgtgACGACTGAGAATGGTCATAGCGGAAGGATGAGGGCTTCGTCGGTTCTCTTGCAGTTACTATCGTGCGGTGCGGTGTCGTTTAAGGAGTGTGGGGCCGAGTCTGATAAGGATCAAGGGTTCTCATTGGTTGGGCACTACAAAGCTCGGTTACCCCGCGGAGCAGGGAATAATAATTCTAATCAAGTGGGAAAAGAGGTAGGGACATCGATGGAAATTCCAGATTTGAACAGGGTAACATTGGAAGATAAGGAGTATTTTAGTGGGAGCTTGATTGAGACCAAGAAAGTTGAATTCCCTGCGTTGAAGAGGTCCTCTTCTTACAATGCAGATAGGTATGTTAATTGTTATGCCTTCAAATCTTTTACCTAAACAAGTTTATCATTACATTAACACTCTTTAGTTTGCTATTTAGTATAagtttctcttttcttcctctGTTACTTGTaaaagaatttttaatttgGTTCGCTGATTAAGGTTTTTGTGAAATTGAGATCCGTGCTTACGTGTGCATTGGTTTTGGCAATGTTGgagactgtagccattgacattCATACAGTTTTCAGCTCCATAGGTTCTAGTATAGAAATGAAAATGAGGTTGAAGCTGAGGTTAAGCTTCTTGCACCTAGGAAGAGGCATCTTGAGattgaagacagtagaaaatgTTAGTCGAgtaaaacaaattaaacaataatattactggtatattattatattagatTAGTAAAAGTATCCTGGTCATTGACAAAAGTtgcatatatttctttatttaatttccCAAGTCAGACTATGGAGCGGTAATATCAATAAAGGTGAATGGGTGATAGAGTAAAAATAATGCAATAGTATTCATCTAAAAATGTATATATTGTCAagttttattgttttattttgtcAAACAAGTATTATACTGACAACATCTAATCTTATTTAATTGTTACTTGTTTCATATACCTTATCATTAAGCACAGAAAAATACATTTTTAACACCTAACTTCTTgtaaaaatactattttacCATCACTTTAACTCTGCCTTTTTTTTCCCCATTCTTAAGAGTAAATAAATTAAACGCCTACCTTTGGATAGACCAAGAGGGGGATAAAGGTGATCACAGTTGGTAGTACTTTAGATGTCATTTTGAACATAATTCTTACAACTAAACACCACATGTAACTTTGGGGTTAAAATGTTATCAATCACTGTCAAAACAAGGTAGGATTCCCACTTCCTTTGTCTCCGGAAATGTTGTCCATTCTCCATGTTCATCATGTAGCCTTGCCTCTTCCCGTCCTAATTATCTTTTTGGCTGAAAGCGAAAGTGAATTCAATCCTAAATTCTCAATGTCCTCTAAATAGTAAAGACAAAATAACTCATTTTGGAATGGTGTTGCCTCTTGGAAAGTAACACAGCACATGCAAACGACTATGATTGATGAAATATG is a window from the Arachis stenosperma cultivar V10309 chromosome 3, arast.V10309.gnm1.PFL2, whole genome shotgun sequence genome containing:
- the LOC130966555 gene encoding protein SOSEKI 5; translation: MSSPSVTSSSASKGRKTTTDLHHVPKKWTERETSPERTKVWTEPKPKTARKVSVVYYLSRSGHLEHPHFMEVPLSSPQGLYLKDVINRLNLLRGKGMAAMYSWSAKRSYKNGFVWHDLSENDFIYPTQGQDYILKGSEIVDHDARASETQKPEEEEANFPAVAVTRRRNQSWSSIDMNEYLVYKSDSFGDSAGKIAADASTQTTDDRRRRRRAAREEEKSQKKKGVEDKGEEITESERVPHATCHNQSIELSRDEISPPPSDSSPETLETLMKADGRLGLCSAKINNNNVTTENGHSGRMRASSVLLQLLSCGAVSFKECGAESDKDQGFSLVGHYKARLPRGAGNNNSNQVGKEVGTSMEIPDLNRVTLEDKEYFSGSLIETKKVEFPALKRSSSYNADSGSRLQIMEQDGDMVRAKCIPRKSKTLSTKKEDGSSQHGSKRFEVQATS